From Topomyia yanbarensis strain Yona2022 chromosome 1, ASM3024719v1, whole genome shotgun sequence, one genomic window encodes:
- the LOC131688819 gene encoding DDB1- and CUL4-associated factor 5: protein MVHHHQRRPKQLQPNVLGHLVSRQLGDNVKQFRNNLFHQRLRIAKNLYKKDLVSHYGCVNAIEFSKEGELLVSGGDDRRVLLWHVDKSIQEKESPASMQKQHLSNIFCLGMDSRNARVFSGGNDDVVIVHDVQTRESVDVFLHSKPVYGLSIDPSNNDLFATAGEDGKILIFDMRDGSDVMCVSRCRSPYHAVMYHPYDAGFIVTANAKEGAALWDLRAPKMPTIRYGGENAAQSCMSIRFNSLGTQVLALRRRLPPILFSTASPEPICQFYHPDYYNSCTMKSCCFAGERDQFVLSGSDDFNLYVWRVTDADVNDTDQWVDRNQMVLYGHRSIVNQVRYNPQKCLIASSGVEKIVKLWTPFELESWRGSLVEEATGPENPREVFTNEEYISLNMTHDYSHQSTTEDPRMMAFFDYLVQQEIEGWNSETSDQTSEHSSDENESSRPDTTQTSDTESVQNYIPLRGQQQSRRGDVAQRTKYRNRIAYLIATKRNRLKRLALKTANARATNRRTITKTKYGLRNQPKRPGLGALRTTRKGIGKRNRRLSTSKYSKRPVSHEQTSDSEVSKSTKKRRMQTTNLNLAVYRTYRRKSKGTPSSSNTSTRVEESSSDDDDADNDSEQPQPSAAKKLKLSCDSLGNFPSTSRGFPGGSSTGSNIYNNGAGPSGLCNAVRTGASGNGAGGSRSSTYVSMDTPSTSTGLTGNGRNLLFHIASTTNDDDDSDDDPSIPEHPASPDNLLRVITSPINHFELPPNSSSDLLAVDHNDNNILDHSNNNSSYVNHNNNSSNNSNNNNNNISRANSSILNLNSNSIQNGSSQKQMLSAANDNNESSSSYNQVYDHTYSSRSNSRLSSSYDYDCSSSNDSFVDYFNNKKKLLASIDQQQPGCSSSTGASTRKPQQPDYNRELLNYTPDSGIATGPCSSVSTNGFPSSVKSRTSLNSNSNGNYLEATPGTSGLSSTIGGGGGVGGSGPMANGSSSNGVDLGSKLFQQKVARVRKNYRKHFCDDSDSE from the exons ATGGTCCACCACCATCAACGGCGACCGAAGCAGCTCCAGCCGAATGTGCTGGGCCATCTGGTCAGTCGCCAGCTTGGTGATAATGTGAAACAGTTCCGCAACAATCTGTTCCACCAGCGGTTGAGGATCGCCAAGAACCTCTACAAAAAGGATCTGGTATCGCACTATGGCTGCGTTAATGCCATCGAGTTCAGCAAGGAGGGGGAGCTGCTAGTTTCAG GTGGAGACGATCGCCGAGTTCTCCTGTGGCACGTGGACAAATCCATCCAGGAGAAGGAATCACCGGCCTCGATGCAGAAGCAGCACCTGAGCAACATCTTCTGTCTCGGTATGGACTCGCGGAACGCTCGCGTTTTCTCCGGCGGAAACGACGATGTCGTCATTGTTCACGATGTTCAAAC ACGAGAATCGGTGGACGTATTCCTGCACAGTAAACCCGTGTACGGTCTATCGATCGATCCTTCCAATAATGACCTATTCGCGACGGCCGGCGAAGATGGAAAGATTCTGATTTTTGACATGCGGGATGGTTCGGATGTGATGTGCGTTTCACGGTGCCGTTCACCGTACCATGCCGTGATGTATCATCCGTACGATGCCGGGTTCATCGTAACGGCCAATGCAAAGGAGGGTGCCGCCCTGTGGGATCTTAGAGCTCCGAAGATGCCAACGATTCGGTACGGTGGAGAGAATGCTGCCCAAAGCTGTATGAGCATTCGGTTCAACAGTTTGGGTACACAGGTGCTGGCACTGAGAAGACGTCTACCGCCGATTCTGTTCTCGACGGCTTCACCGGAACCGATCTGCCAGTTTTACCATCCGGATTACTACAATTCGTGTACGATGAAAAGTTGCTGCTTTGCTGGCGAGAGGGATCAATTTGTGCTGTCCGGTTCGGATGATTTTAATCTGTACGTGTGGCGCGTGACCGATGCAGATGTGAACGATACCGATCAGTGGGTCGATCGAAATCAGATGGTTCTTTACGGACATCGGTCGATCGTCAATCAGGTTAGATACAATCCGCAAAAGTGTTTAATAGCTTCATCCGGAGTGGAAAAGATCGTGAAGCTTTGGACTCCGTTCGAGCTGGAATCGTGGCGTGGAAGTTTGGTGGAGGAAGCAACGGGTCCGGAAAATCCGAGAGAAGTGTTCACCAATGAGGAGTACATTTCACTGAACATGACTCACGATTATAGTCATCAATCGACCACGGAGGACCCGCGAATGATGGCATTCTTCGACTATCTTGTTCAGCAGGAGATTGAAGGTTGGAACAGTGAAACGTCGGATCAAACATCGGAGCACAGTTCGGATGAGAACGAATCTTCCCGACCGGACACGACTCAGACTTCGGATACGGAATCCGTTCAGAACTATATCCCACTGCGCGGACAGCAGCAAAGTCGTCGAGGAGATGTAGCTCAGCGAACGAAATACCGGAATCGGATTGCATATCTAATTGCCACCAAGCGAAATCGATTGAAGCGACTCGCTCTGAAGACTGCCAATGCCCGAGCCACTAATCGGCGGACGATAACGAAGACAAAGTACGGGTTGCGCAATCAGCCAAAACGTCCCGGATTGGGGGCACTTCGAACCACACGAAAGGGTATCGGTAAACGGAATCGACGGCTTAGTACTAGTAAGTACAGTAAGCGTCCAGTTTCACACGAGCAGACAAGTGATTCGGAGGTTTCAAAATCGACCAAGAAGCGTCGTATGCAAACCACCAATCTGAATTTAGCAGTGTATCGAACGTACCGGCGGAAATCCAAAGGAACACCATCATCTTCCAACACTAGCACCCGGGTCGAGGAATCCAGCTCCGATGATGACGATGCGGACAACGATAGTGAGCAACCGCAGCCATCGGCTGCGAAGAAGCTCAAACTGAGCTGTGACAGTTTGGGTAATTTTCCTTCGACCTCCAGAGGTTTCCCGGGCGGTAGTAGTACAGGCAGCAATATCTACAATAATGGAGCCGGTCCGAGTGGGTTGTGCAATGCAGTGCGAACGGGTGCCTCGGGGAACGGTGCCGGGGGAAGCAGAAGCAGTACATATGTTAGCATGGATACGCCTAGCACCAGTACCGGGCTGACCGGGAATGGGAGAA ATTTATTGTTCCACATAGCATCGACCACCAATGACGACGATGATTCCGACGACGACCCGTCGATTCCGGAACATCCGGCCTCACCGGACAATCTGCTTCGGGTTATCACATCACCGATTAATCACTTCGAACTCCCGCCGAATTCCTCCAGCGACCTCCTAGCGGTCGATCATAACGACAACAACATTCTAGAccacagcaacaacaacagtaGCTACGTGAATCACAATAACAATTCTAGCAATAATagtaacaacaacaataacaatatcaGTAGAGCCAACAGCAGCATCCTTAACCTTAACAGCAATTCAATCCAGAACGGTAGCAGCCAGAAGCAGATGCTCTCAGCAGCAAACGACAACAATGAGTCATCCTCGTCGTACAACCAGGTTTACGACCATACCTACTCCAGTCGGTCAAACTCGAGGCTGTCCAGCAGCTACGATTACGATTGTTCCTCCAGCAACGACAGTTTCGTGGACTATTTCAAcaacaaaaagaaattgttaGCATCAATCGATCAGCAGCAACCGGGATGTTCCTCTTCAACCGGCGCATCAACACGGAAACCACAACAGCCGGACTATAACCGGGAACTGCTAAACTACACTCCGGACAGTGGAATCGCCACCGGTCCGTGCAGTTCCGTGTCCACCAACGGTTTCCCGTCCAGTGTCAAATCCCGCACTTCCCTGAACAGCAATAGCAACGGGAACTATCTGGAAGCTACACCCGGAACTAGTGGATTAAGTAGCACTatcggtggtggtggtggtgttgGCGGAAGTGGTCCGATGGCAAACGGCAGTAGTAGTAATGGGGTCGATCTTGGTTCGAAACTGTTCCAGCAAAAGGTGGCCCGGGTGCGGAAAAACTATCGCAAGCACTTCTGTGATGACTCGGATAGCGAGTGA